The nucleotide window CGACGGTCGAACCCTCGACGCGCACGTCGGCCTCGCGCGGGCCGTCGCCCGTGATCACCGTGGCGTTGCGGATCCAGAATGTCGCGTTCATGGCGCAAACCTAAGCGGCGGCCGACGGCTCCACAAGTCGCCGCAGCGTGGTCTGGGCTGGACCGCTGGTCCGGCCTGGACCTATAATCTCCGCCGACGCCAGCGCGTGGAGACGCCCCATTCCGCAGGAGACCCCATGAAACGCATCTCTTCCAGGATCGATACCGCCGACAAGACCTTCCGCGAGAACGCCGAGCAGAACCGGGTCCTGGCCGAGGCCCTGGCCGCGGATCTGGCGCGCATCCGCGAGGGCGGCAGCGCGCGGGCGCGGGAGCGGCATCTGTCCCAGGGCAAGTTGATGGTGCGAGAGCGGATCGAGCGGCTGCTGGACCCCGGGACGCCGTTTCTGGAGCTGTCGCCCCTGGCGGCCCACGAGGTCTACGGCGCCGAGGTGCCCGCCGCGGGCGTGGTGACCGGCGTGGGCACGATCCACGGCCGGCAGGTGATGGTCGTGGCCAACGACGCCACGGTCAAGGGCGGCACCTACTATCCGCTGACGGTCAAGAAGCACCTGCGGGCCCAGGAGATCGCCCGGGAGAACCGTCTGCCCTGCGTCTACCTGGTGGACTCGGGCGGGGCGTTCCTGCCGCTGCAGGCGGAGGTCTTTCCCGACCGCGATCATTTCGGGCGCATCTTCTACAACCAGGCCTGCATGTCGGCCCTGGAGATACCGCAGATCTCCGCGGTGCTGGGCAACTGCACCGCCGGCGGGGCCTACGTGCCGGCCATGAGCGACGAGGTGGTGATCGTCAAGGAGCAGGGCACGATCTTCCTGGGCGGCCCGCCCCTGGTGAAGGCGGCCACCGGCGAGGACGTCACCGCCGAGGAACTCGGCGGCGGCGACGTGCACACGCGCATCTCGGGCGTGGCCGACCATCTGGCCAACGACGACGCCCACGCCCTGAGGATCGTGCGCGACATCGTGGAGAACCTGGGGCCGGTCAGCACGGCGACGATCCCCACCGCGTCGCCCGAGGATCCCCACTACGATCCCGGGGAGCTCTACGGCGTGGCGTCGTCCGACCCGCGCCAGCCCTTCGACATCAAGGAGGTCATCGCGCGCGTCGTCGACGGCAGCAGGATGCACGAGTTCAAGCCCCGCTACGGCAATACACTTATCTGCGGCTTCGCGCGCATCCACGGCTACAGCGTGGGCATCCTGGCCAACAACGGCATCCTGTTCAGCGAGTCGGCCCTGAAGGGCACCCATTTCATCGAGCTGTGCAACGCGCGGCGCATCCCCTTGATCTTCCTGCAGAACATCACCGGCTTCATGGTGGGGCGGGTCTACGAGCATGGGGGGATCGCCAAGGACGGCGCCAAGCTGGTCAACGCGGTGAGCAACAGCAGCGTGCCCAAGTTCACGGTGATCGTGGGCGGCAGCAACGGCGCGGGCAACTACGGCATGTGCGGCCGCGCCTACCAGCCGCGCCTGCTGCTGATGTGGCCCCAGGCCAAGATCTCGGTCATGGGCGGCGAGCAGGCCGCGGGCGTCCTGCTGCGCGTGAAGCAGGACCAGGCCGCGCGGCACGGCGAGACGCTCACGCCGGAGCAGGAAGCGAAGATCGTCGATCCCATCCTGAAGAAGTACGAGACGGAGGGGCACGCCTACTACTCGAGCGCGCGGCTGTGGGACGACGGGGTGATCGATCCGGTCCAGACCCGCGACGTGCTGGGCCTGGCCATCGCCATGAGCCTCAACGCGCCGATACCGCCGGTGAAGTTCGGGGTGTACCGGATGTAGCAAGCGCGGTCATTCGCGGTGCCGCGTCCACGCCGTATCCCGCCCCAGCTTGACGAAGCCCACCTTCTTGTAGCCGAAGACCTCCAGGGTGTCGGGGCCCTTCAGCGTGAGCTTGCAGCGGTACGTGTTGCCGCTCTTGGGGTCGTAGATGCGGCCGTCCTTCCACTTGCCGTCGCCGTCGTCGTGGCGGAAGTTGCGCATCAGTCTCAGGCCCTGGATGGGCCGCTTGCGCAGGGATTCGTCGGGGTTGTTCAGATCCATGCGCGGCTGGCCCGGGGGGCCGTCGCTGCCGTCGTCGGGATACACGGGCGAGCTGAGGTAGACGATGCGGCCGTGGTAGCGGCCGTCGCGCTTGTAGATCTCGATGCGCGACCAGCTCTCGTCGTCGTGGGCCGTCTCCCAGACGCCCAGGATGTCGTCGGGAGCGGTGGGGAGGTCGTTGGCCGGCGCGGCGGCGGCGGCGAGCAGGGCCAGCGAGGCGGTCAGCAACAGTCTGTGCGGAGCCATTTTCTTCCTTTCACGGCTAGTTCGCCATCTTGATCGCCGCGAGCCTGGTCACGACGTCCAGATCCTTCTCGAAACGCACTTCGAGGCCGACGCCCCGGCCTTCAACGTATTTGCGGGCGGCGTCGATGTCCGTGATGATCCGCGCGGGCAGGCCGC belongs to bacterium and includes:
- a CDS encoding methylcrotonoyl-CoA carboxylase: MKRISSRIDTADKTFRENAEQNRVLAEALAADLARIREGGSARARERHLSQGKLMVRERIERLLDPGTPFLELSPLAAHEVYGAEVPAAGVVTGVGTIHGRQVMVVANDATVKGGTYYPLTVKKHLRAQEIARENRLPCVYLVDSGGAFLPLQAEVFPDRDHFGRIFYNQACMSALEIPQISAVLGNCTAGGAYVPAMSDEVVIVKEQGTIFLGGPPLVKAATGEDVTAEELGGGDVHTRISGVADHLANDDAHALRIVRDIVENLGPVSTATIPTASPEDPHYDPGELYGVASSDPRQPFDIKEVIARVVDGSRMHEFKPRYGNTLICGFARIHGYSVGILANNGILFSESALKGTHFIELCNARRIPLIFLQNITGFMVGRVYEHGGIAKDGAKLVNAVSNSSVPKFTVIVGGSNGAGNYGMCGRAYQPRLLLMWPQAKISVMGGEQAAGVLLRVKQDQAARHGETLTPEQEAKIVDPILKKYETEGHAYYSSARLWDDGVIDPVQTRDVLGLAIAMSLNAPIPPVKFGVYRM
- a CDS encoding DUF2147 domain-containing protein, with protein sequence MAPHRLLLTASLALLAAAAAPANDLPTAPDDILGVWETAHDDESWSRIEIYKRDGRYHGRIVYLSSPVYPDDGSDGPPGQPRMDLNNPDESLRKRPIQGLRLMRNFRHDDGDGKWKDGRIYDPKSGNTYRCKLTLKGPDTLEVFGYKKVGFVKLGRDTAWTRHRE